CTCAAGTGCAACATGTGCAGGTCGCGCAATGCCTGGTATTCCTGCGCCTGCACCAGGTGGTTGATGTGCGCCTTCATCTGGCCAACCGACCAGCCTGGCAGGACTGGCACCACAGAGGCCGTCTGAGAGGCCTCCTGGCGCCGCGCAGCAACGTTATTGGCCATAGGCTGGTTGATCGTCCCGTGGGGCGCGCACGAACGGCGCAGGCGTAGCGGAGAGCTTCAGGGTGCGTTCGCAATTCTTGTCCAGCTCCAGGACGTTGCCAATGGCCTTGCCGTACGCATGAATGCTGCTCAGAAGCACGGTATTGTTCGCCCGAAACTCACGCTTGACGGTGTCGGCATTGCGCATGGCAATCGGGCACGCCAGGTAGGCGTTCTGGTTCGCAAAATTCACGAACGGCGCGAAGTGGAAGCGTTTGTCGACAAAAGCCTTGAGCTGCTTGGGCATGCCATGGCCGCCGCGCATGAATTCCTTGAGGTACTTCTCGTTGGAAATGGGGCCGCAGTTGACACGCTGGATCGGAATGATCTCGATCTCGAAGCCTTTTTTCTTCATGAACTTGAGCCAGCCCGAACCACGCGGGACAAATTCATCCCAGATGGTCGTGACATCGGGTACCTTCTGCTCCCGGTAATCGAACTGGTGATTCAGGCGGCGAATCCCATCCACCTGAACCATGCGAGACTGTCCCGAGTTATCAACGGGGCGCATGATGACGCCGCCGTACATGCCGCATTGACTGTTGGATTCGATCATTTCCAGGATGGTGCTGCGCACCTTGGCCTCGTTGTCCAGATTCAGGGCTTCAAGGCGCTGGTACTGTACATCGACGCCGATGTAAAAGCTCTTTTTCTGATTGATGTACAGGTCGATGGCGAGCTGCTCGCGCATCATGCTGTATTCGAGCAGGCTCATGCCCTCCAGCTCTTCAGTCGATTCGGTCGCCGCCTCCAGGATGGTATTCATCTCCATCAGGCGGATACGCTGCTGTTCGTACTCCGCAGTGTTCATGGGGATACGGTTCATCTCCAGGTATCCCACGCCGATCTTGGGCTTGGCCGCACGATCTTCGGCGCGCAACACTGAGAGCCAGTTGCACGACAGGATGTTCTTTTCGGCATCCACCACCTTGACCTGCTCTGCCAGGAACACTCCCCCTGTCATTGAGCCGGGGCCGTTGGTCTCGTCAGCAAAACAGGGGTTGCGGGCTGTGCGATGGGTTTCACTGAGTGAGGCAAGGTCGGGGATGATGACGTCCTTTTTCTTCTTTGCTTCCTGAATGAACCGCTCTGGCACCGTCAGCTGCAGCATAAACCGCGCCCCCGCCTGGTCAACCCCTTCCACGTACTGGTCAGATGGATGGTCGCCAATCATATAGCGAGTGGGATAGCCTACAAAACCTGCAGTCGACCCTTTCTTGAGTGCTTCGACGCTGCCAAGGATGGGCGTACCTGCGCGGCTTTCTGAAGACATAACGAGTACCTCGAATCAATTTGTGGTCAAATCGTAGCCCCGGATTGGCGATTATTCAAGTCCCTGGGGTATCCGTTGACAATGAAAAAGGATCTGCGTGTAACTGACGCCTATACGTCAATATACGTGCAAATCCTTTGTGTTGCCAAGCGCGGTTAGCGCATGCCCATCGAAGACTCCTGGTGAACCGGTTTCGGCTTGCTGGTGAAGCTGCCGACCAGTCTGGCGAAGAAGCCTTCCTTCTGCGTAGGCAGCTGGGAGTCGCGCATGAACACACCCTCATTGGCCTGCTCAACGCGGGCTTCGTAGGTGGCCGTCACGGCCTTCGACAGCTTGCCAATGAGTAGCTCATGCATGTTGTCCTTGTTTTCTTCCATGAACTGCTTGCCCATGCGATAGGCAGCGACGAACTTGCCACCGGCATAGCTTGGCAACGGAGCGGAGTCGCGCAGCAGGCTCATCTCTTCCGGGTTCAGGGTCTGAACGTCGATCAGCAGCTTGGCCTGGAAGTGCTTGGTCTTGTCATCGCCAGAGTGCAGCTCGGCCCCCGAGACTGCTTGAATCAGGTTGTCGATGCGGATGTTTTCCACGTTCTTTTTGAGATCGCGCAGGTTGTAATGGCTGCTTAGGGACATGACGGCTTCCTCTTATTCTTATTAACTTCAGTTTCCGCAATGAGCAAACACAGTGACAATTCGCACCTGGCGCGGATTCAGTTATAAAATCGCCGTTGTTTTGATCTGGGGCAGCAATCACCTGCTAAATTCAATTGAAAATTATTTTTTCGATAAAAAACCCGGCATTGCCGGGTTGTGTGTGCCTGCAGCTCAGGCGTCCTTGTTCTTGTCGATTTGCTTGAGCATCAGCTCCAGAGTCTTACTCACGATTTCTTCGCTGAGGCGACTGGGCTGTGGCTCGCTCGGGTATTGAATGCGCTCATCGATGATCTCCAGGCCACGACGCGCTTCGGCTTCAGCATCCTCTTCATCCAGGCCATGCTCCATTTCAATCGCTTTCAACTGCTGCAATGGCAGTGCTTCCGCCTGCGCCTTCGGCGACAGAGGCTCTTCATGGGTATCGATCTGCTCTTGAATGGTGTCGTTGATGAGCTCAGAGAGCGATTTATAGATGCCTTTCGCTTCTTCCTTCAGCTCATTGTCCGATTCGTAGGCTTCCCGCATGAATGGCAGGCCCGAACTGACCTGGTGTTGAAGTTCGTCATCCTGGGCCTTGTCGATCTCCACCCTGCGCTCTTCGCGGTGCTGATCGGCAGTTGGCTGGGGTCGCTCAGTGATGGTCGGCTCCACTCGTGCTTTTTGTGGAGCGACTGGTGATGTATCCCCCTTGATTGCTCTCACGAAGGTTTCGTCGAGCAACTGCTCCTGGTATTCCATCAGGCCAAAGGCGAGGCGTGCACTGCCATTGGGATCCTGGTTGCGGTCACGGGCTAATTCGTAGCCGGTGAATAGGGCCTTCAGACCCGCATCAAGATCGGTGTTTTTCAGCTTGCTCAGCGGCAGGCCAGAATCGAAGACCTTGCCAATGTTGCCACGGGCCTGGGTGATCTGTTTGATGGTTTCCTGCCGTGGGCGGTTCACCATCAACATGCGGTTGATGCGGTACTCAGGTGATTGGTTGGGTTCGGCGTAAAACAACCTGCAGCGAACCAGCAAGTCACCAAACATGACATGTGCCTCGCCAGGCTTCTGATCGACCAGGTCGCGAATGGTGATCCGCTTGCGGCGTTCGATGCGGGTTTGCAGGTTGTCGGCGTAACCCGATACCAATTCACCCTTGACTTCATGACCTGCGGTCGCAGCAGTTTCACCTTCGCCCGCACGTTCAACAGCCAACTGGAAAGTGTCGCCCTGGTCTTCAAGCTTCATGAAGACTTTAATGTTGGTGTTGGCTGTTACTGACTTGGCTTCGTCCTCGCCCCCACGTTTAAAGCTCGGGAAGTCCTGGCCGGCGAAGATTACCGCAATACCCAGCGATCGGGCCTGCGCGGCAACTACCGAGAAGCCCTTCACGGAATAATACCCATATTCATCGAGAATAAGCAGGAACGGCACATCGGAGTTGGTGGGTTTGGCATCCATAACTTCTTCGTGGGAGCCTTCCACCTTTTCGCCCAGTGCTGGCGCCAGTGCGCTTCGAACCCCGGCTACGACCAGTTTACCAAGACCTGACAGCGCGTCCGGGTCTTTTTCGAGGGCTGGCAACATCACAAACAGGATTCGGCGGTTATAAACCAAGTCCTTGTAGTCCACCTCACCCATGGGGGCGTTGAAGATATGCGCATAGGTCGAGGACAACTCAGAGAGCACCTCGGTTAGCTGCATTTGCAGGTACCCATGTTGTTCGTAGCACTTTGGCGACAGCGAGCCATTGAGTGCATCGTCTTCGTTATAGCCGGGCAGGTCGAGCAAGTATTTCTTGAGCTGCACAATGCCATGCTCAGGAATATCACGGCGCTGGGTAAGTTCAAGAACCCTATCAAGTGGCATGTAATCACGCAACTTGCCGACGTCCATGTTGATCTCACCGGAATCACGCAGGTAGACCAGGGTGTCCAGCAAGGCGGCGAGCAATGCACTGGCTCGGCCTTTCCACATGTCGTCGCCGCCACCGTCACGCATCAAGCTCACGACCAGTGAGCGCAACTGGGCGGACGGGCCGTAGGCGAAGGGGTTTGTGGTGTTCGACAGGCGTGTCCCGTCGCCTTTTGCACCGGGTGATTTTGAGCCTGTCAGGTAGTTGATCAGCAGCAGGTCATCTTCACGACCCAGGCGCCTGACCATCGAGAAGACCAGGCCAAATACCGTCGTGTCGCCCTTCCCGTCGACGTACATGACCCCGGAACCGAGCAACAGGGCCTGGTAGAACAGCCCCAGCAAGAACCGGGTCTTGCCGCTGCCGGTAGATCCGAACACCAGCATATGGGTACGGGCATCATCGTTGGAGACCCAAAACGCCTCGCCACTGACCTTGTCATTGCCAATCAGGATGATGCCGTTGCCCATCCGCCGCTTGAGAATTTTTTTCGGATCCCCTTTGTCCTCGGGCTTGAGCTTAACGGTCGGGTCGATCTCCAGCGGATCCATCGGTCGGCGCAGAGGGTAGGCCCGACGATTGTTTCGGCTGAGCATGAGCATAATCAAACCGAAGAAGATCATGAAGTCGGAGGCGGCCCCATAACCTATCCAGGGGGTGATGAACGCCGAGCAGCCAAAGAAGGCCGTGACTGCACCACCTGCGATGGCGAAGAAGTCCTTGATCCGATAACGGAACGGGCGCACCTCGCGATGTAGCAACGCCGGATCAAGATCCGCATTCTTGGAAATACCGTGAACCATGGTTTGCCCATTCTTATTATTATAGGGTTAATCCAGTTACGACCAATTTACATCAAAAGCGAATTTTAGGAAATCTTTATCCTTCCCTCTTTTCGCCGACACCGCTCCAGGATAGACTCCAGCCTGGCGATCTCCTCGGGAGCGCCCAGGGCCTTCGCGCACTCGCTTGGCTCAATTCCCAGCAGAAGACTCAGGGCAAATGAAAGGCGCTGGGCATGGCAATTGGCGGCATTCAGGACATGCCTGACTGTTTGGGTTGAAAACACCTCGTCGGCCCAGCCGCCCTGCCCTTCCAGGTGCGCCCAGTCACTGAGGATGTTGAAGATCCGGGAGCAGTCATTGGTCATTGGCTGCTCGCGAATCTCGACACAGTCACGCCGACTCAAGTCCACTCATCCTGTTTGGCGGCGCCCGCCCGCGC
The Pseudomonas sp. Leaf58 genome window above contains:
- a CDS encoding type IV secretory system conjugative DNA transfer family protein; amino-acid sequence: MVHGISKNADLDPALLHREVRPFRYRIKDFFAIAGGAVTAFFGCSAFITPWIGYGAASDFMIFFGLIMLMLSRNNRRAYPLRRPMDPLEIDPTVKLKPEDKGDPKKILKRRMGNGIILIGNDKVSGEAFWVSNDDARTHMLVFGSTGSGKTRFLLGLFYQALLLGSGVMYVDGKGDTTVFGLVFSMVRRLGREDDLLLINYLTGSKSPGAKGDGTRLSNTTNPFAYGPSAQLRSLVVSLMRDGGGDDMWKGRASALLAALLDTLVYLRDSGEINMDVGKLRDYMPLDRVLELTQRRDIPEHGIVQLKKYLLDLPGYNEDDALNGSLSPKCYEQHGYLQMQLTEVLSELSSTYAHIFNAPMGEVDYKDLVYNRRILFVMLPALEKDPDALSGLGKLVVAGVRSALAPALGEKVEGSHEEVMDAKPTNSDVPFLLILDEYGYYSVKGFSVVAAQARSLGIAVIFAGQDFPSFKRGGEDEAKSVTANTNIKVFMKLEDQGDTFQLAVERAGEGETAATAGHEVKGELVSGYADNLQTRIERRKRITIRDLVDQKPGEAHVMFGDLLVRCRLFYAEPNQSPEYRINRMLMVNRPRQETIKQITQARGNIGKVFDSGLPLSKLKNTDLDAGLKALFTGYELARDRNQDPNGSARLAFGLMEYQEQLLDETFVRAIKGDTSPVAPQKARVEPTITERPQPTADQHREERRVEIDKAQDDELQHQVSSGLPFMREAYESDNELKEEAKGIYKSLSELINDTIQEQIDTHEEPLSPKAQAEALPLQQLKAIEMEHGLDEEDAEAEARRGLEIIDERIQYPSEPQPSRLSEEIVSKTLELMLKQIDKNKDA